The sequence ACGTGGGCTTCGTCGTCGACCAGCAAGACTTTCTTGGGTACGCTCATGTATCTGCGTGCATGGGTAATCTACTTGGCCCAGCGGTGCAAGTCATGTCGCACACGCACGGGTGAATTGGCTGCCGACCTTACGGCTGGTTTTACCATCGCGTCACATTAAAAATGAGCCCGAATCTCAGAAAGCGATTGAATCTGGAATTATTCTAAATACAGTTTACTCACTTTGAAACCCGAGATGCAGTCCATTCCAGCCCTGGCCAAGGAGGCGCTCGAAGCAGCGCTTGCCCAGCAGGGGCTGCGCAATACCCGGCAGCGTGAGCAAGTCTTCTCTGTGCTCCTCCTCCGGCGCGATCACCCGACGGCGGACGAGGTTTACGCACGTTGCAAGGAGCTGATGCCCAGCATCTCGCTCGCCACCGTCTACAATTGCCTGGAGACGCTGGTCACCTGCGGGCTGGTGCGCGCCGTCAATTACGAGCGCGAGCCGACCCGCTACTGCCCCAACCTGCACGAGCACGCCCACTTCCAGGACAAATCGTCGGGCCGCGTCTACGACATCGACCTGCCGGAAGACGTGATGGCGCAGTTGAAGAAGATCCTCCCCGCCGGCTTCGAGGCCGACAACGTGGAGATCTACTTCCACGGCAGCCTGAGTCGTAACGGCTCTCAGCGCGTCGGCTAACCTGCATTCGGCGCTTTTTCCAAATCCTTACTTGCACCTTTTATTCCCAAAGACCACGACACCAACATGGCAGCTCTGGAAATCCGCAACCTGAACGTATCCATCGAGGAGAAGCACATCCTCAAAGACTTCTCCCTCACCGTGCCCAAGGGTGAGGTCCACGCCATCATGGGGCCCAACGGCACCGGCAAAAGCACGCTGGCCAAGGCGCTCGCCGGGCACGAAGACTACGCGATCGACAGCGGCTCGGCCCTGCTCGACGGCGTCGATATCGTGGGCATGGAAGCCGACGAGATCAGCCGCGAAGGCCTCTTCATGGCCTTCCAGTACCCGAGCGAGATCCCCGGCGTCTCCATCGCCAACTTCATCCGCGCGGCCCTCAACGCCCGCCTCGAAGAAGGCCAGACCTTCAAGGCCCCCGCTTTTTATCAGGAGCTGTACCAGAAGATGGACCTGCTCCAGATCCCCCGCGAGTTCACTAGCCGCTCGATCAACGAAGGCTTCTCCGGCGGTGAAAAGAAGCGCTGCGAGATCCTCCAGATGGCCATGCTCAAGCCCAAGTATGCCATTATGGACGAGACCGACTCCGGCCTCGATATCGACGCGCTGCGCATCGTCTCCGAAGGCGTCAACGCCATGCGCGGGCCCGACCTCGGCATCCTCGTCATCACCCACTACCAGCGCCTGCTCAACTACATCAAGCCCGACGTCGTGCACGTGATGTACGACGGCCAGATCGTGAAGAGCGGCGGCCCCGAACTCGCCCTCGAGCTCGAAGAAAAGGGCTACGACTGGGTCAAGGAAGAGTTCGCCGGCGCAAAGGCGTAACCGCTCGCCCCGTTTCGTCGCGTATGACGCTTGCCACCACCAGTGCAGATCTCATCCCCACGCTTCAGAGTATCCTGGAGCGGCGGGACGACCTGCGCCTGGCGATCCTTTACGGGTCGGCAGTGGCAGGGCGTCTGCACGCGCAAAGCGATGTGGATGTCGCGATCCTGGGGCAGGGTCCACTCACCGTGGAGCAACGTCTCGAGTTGATGCGCGACTTGGCCGTGGCCGTTGGGCGCGAAGTCGACCTGCTCGATCTGCACGACTCGACGGGAGTGATCCTGACGGAGGTGCTGACGAAGGGAACCATCCTGCTCAAGCGGGATACGGCAGCGTACTCCGAGCTGATTCGCCGGATGTTCTATTACAACGAGGATGAGCTGCCCAACCTGCGGATGATCCTCAACGAGCGGAGGAGGCGCTTCGTCAATGCCGTCTGATGCGTTGCTCCTCAAGGCAGAGTCCATTCGCCGGTGCGTCCTGCGCGTCGAACGCTTCCTGCACCTTTCACCGGAGCAGCTTCAGGCCGATGTGGATGCGCAAGATATTGTCGCACTCAATCTGCAGCGCGCCGTCCAGCTCGCTGTCGATATGGTGGCAATGGTGCTCGCGGAAGACGATCATCCCGTTATGCCCACCATGGCGGACGGTTTTCGCCTGCTGGCCCGAGAGCAGAGGCTCGATCCAGAGCTGGCCGAGCGCATGGCTCGATCCGTCGGTCTTCGCAACCTTATCGTCCATGATTACGCGGAAATCAACTGGGAGATCGTGCACCGCGTGATGCACGCACACCTGAACGACTTCCGCTTATTTCTTCACCAAATTTTCCAATCCTAGCCACTTTTCATACCATGGCCACCACACCCGACCTCAACTTCGAACGAGACCAGGGCAATTTCCACTACGAAACCACGTACGACTACGATGCCGGCATCGGCCTGACGGAGTCGACCATCGACTATATCTCCGACGTCAAAGGCGAAGACGACTGGATTCGTGAGTTCCGGAAAAAGGCCCTCAAGGTTTTCCAGGACAAGCCCATGCCGACGCACTGGGCCTCGCAGGACCTCAACAACATCGATTTCGACAAGATCCGCTACTACCTCTCCAAGGGCCAGCGCCCCACACGCTCGTGGGATGAAGTGCCTGCGGAGATCAAGGAGACCTTCGAGCGTCTCGGCATCCCGGAGAAGGAGCGTGCGTTCCTCGCCGGGGTCGAAGCCCAGTTCGACTCCGAGTCCAGCTATTCCAACATGAAGGAAGAGCTGGCCAAGCAAGGCGTGCTCTTCGTCAGCTCCAGCGAAGGCCTCAAGGAGCACCCCGAGATCTTCCGCAAGTGGTTCGGCAAGGTCATCCCGATCGGCGACAACAAGTTTTCGGCCCTCAATGCGGCCGTGTTCTCGGGCGGTTCGTTCATCTACATCCCCCCGGGCGTGAAGGTGAAGCAGCCGCTGCAAGCCTACTTCCGCATCAACGCGGAGCAGTTCGGCCAGTTCGAGCGCACGCTGATCATCGCCGACGAAGGCGCGGAAGTCACCTACATGGAAGGCTGCACCGCCCCGAAGTTCGAGACCAGCACGCTCCACAGCGCCGTCGTGGAGCTGGTGGCGCTCAAGGGCGCGAAGATCCAGTATATCACCGTGCAAAACTGGTCGGCCAACGTCTTCAACCTCGTGACGAAGCGCGGTCTGGCGATGGAAGACGCGCAGGTGAAGTGGATCGATTGCAACATCGGCAGCCGCCTCACCATGAAGTACCCCGGCGTCGTCATGCGCGGCGAGCGGGCACGCGGCGAAGTGCTCTCCATCGCGCTGGCCCACGACGGCCAGACGCAGGACACGGGGGCCAAGATGATCCACGCCGCCGATCACACCACGTCGAACATCGTCTCCAAGTCGATCTCGATCGGCAAGGGCGTGTCGACCTACCGTGGCGTGGTGGCGATGCCGAAGCACCTCAAGGGTTGCAAGAACAACACCGAGTGCGACGCGCTGCTGATCAACACCAACAGCCGCACCAACACCTACCCGGCCATCACCGTGCGCGGCAACAGCAACACCGTGCAGCACGAGGCCAGCGTCTCCAAGGTTAGCGCCGAGCAGATCTTCTACATGATGCAGCGCGGCCTGAGCGAAGGCGAAGCGATGTCCCTCTCGGTCAACGGCTTCGTCAACGACCTCATCCGCGAGTTCCCGATGGAATACTCCGTGGAGCTGAAGCGCCTGATCGACCTCGAAATGGAAGGCAGCGTCGGGTAAGCGCCCATCGCTTGAGCACATGGACAAGACTGCCGTACTGATCGACGGATCCTTCTTCCTGCGTCGCTACCGCCGGCTGGTAAAGCCGCGCGGCGGCGATGCGCTGGCTACCGCACGCTACCTGCACTGGTACGCGCTGCAGCACGCCAACGACGAAGGTGCCACTCTCTATCGGATCTTCTATTACGATTGCCCGCCCCTCAACCGAGTCGTGCAGGCCCCCATCAGCGGGCAAGAGCTCGACTTTGGGGCGTCCGGCGAGGCCGACTTCCGCCGCGAGCTCTTCAGCTCGCTCAAGCGGCAACGCAAGCTGGCCATCCGACTCGGCGAGCTGCGCGACGGTCGCCGCTGGAATCTGCGGCCCGATGCGATGGAGCAGCTCCTGCGAGGCGACATGACGATCGAGGACCTGGCCGACGAGCACTTCAGCTACGACGTGCGCCAGGACCACCTCGATACCAAGATCGCCCTCGACATCGCCTCGCTCGCCCTTAAGGGCCTCGTGCAGCGCATCGTGTTGATTTCCGGCGACAGCAACTTTGTCCCCGCCGCCAAGCTGGCCCGGCGCGAAGGCATCGACTTCGTGCTCGACCCCATGTGGTCCAAAATCTCCGAAGAACTCTTCGAACATATCGACGGCCTCAAGACCTTCATCCAGAAGGCCGACGACGACGCCTAAATATCTCCCTCCCGATACCTTTTTTGATCCCATGAGCGATTCATTGACCGCCCCCGCCGACAATCTGGCCTCGCCCGAGGTCTTCCGCCAACGCCAGCAAAGCCTGGCCCTGGCCGCCGAATGGTTTGTGGAGCGTCAACAGGAGGCGTGGCAGCGCTACCTCACCCTCCCGTGGCCGACGCGCGTCCAGGAAAAGTGGCGCTTTGCCAACCTCAAGGCCGTGCAGGACATCGAGCGCTTTGCGCCCGCCCCCTTCGCCGTGCCCGAGGCCGACGAGCTGGTCGCCCGCAGCAACGTGCTCAGCGAGACGGCCGGCCGCCTGATCTTTGTCGACGACAACATCGCCGCCCCCATCGAGCTGAAGCCCGAGCTGGCCCAGCAAGGCGTGATCTTCACCCCGCTGATCGACGCGCTCAACCGCTACCCGGAGCTGGTCCAGAAGTATTTCATGGCCCAGACGCCCGAGCTGGGCAGCGAGAAGTTTGAAAACCTGCACGTGGCCATGCTGCGCGCCGGTGTCTTCCTCTACGTGCCCAAGGGCGTCGAAATCAAGGAGCCCTTCGCCGTCTACCACTGGACGAAGCAGGACGGCACCGCCATCTTCCCGCACACCATCGTCGTGTGCGAAGACAACGCCAGCGGCACCCTGGTGGAGTTCCAGAACGGCGCGGCCGCCGACACCGAGCATCTGGTGATCGCCAACGCCCACCTTTACGCCGGCAACGGCGCCAAGCCGCAGCACCGCATCATCCAGAACTGGAACGAGCGCACCCTCAGCTTCCAGCTCAACACCAGCAACGCCCAGCGCGATGTGGAGAGCAAGCAGGTGATCATCAACGTCGGCTCCAAGCAGGCCCGCCAGGAGATCCACGGCAAGATCTTCGGCAGCGGCAGCAACGTGGAGCTGTATTCGCTCGGCGTGCCGCGCGGTGAGCAGGAGTTTGACCAGCGCACGCTGCAGACCCACATCGCCCCCAACAGCCGGAGCGACCTGCTCTACAAGAACGCCCTCAGCGACGACACCCGCACCATCTTCAGCGGCCTGATCATCGTCGAAGAAGGCGCGCAGCAGACCGACGCCTACCAGACCAACAACAACCTGATGCTCAGCGACAAGGCCGAGGCCAACAGCCTGCCCGGCCTCGAGATCGGCGCCAACGACGTCAAGTGCTCGCACGGTGCCACCAGCGGACGCATCGACGACAGCGAGATCTTCTACTTCCTCGCCCGCGGCATCCCCCGCAACAAGGCCCAGGAGCTGATGGTCTTCGGTTTCTGTGAAGAAATTCTGGAAAAATTCAATAACCAGGAACTCGCCACCTTCGTCCGCGACCTCGTCACGGCTAAGTTTACAGCGTAGAACCTGCTGATTCACAGTGCTTTATGAACGGGCCGATCTCCGCAATGGGGTCGGCCCGTTTTGCGTCGGGATTTCACGGGAGTAGCGTTGAGCGAACAAAGATGGGTAGCTGTTATATTTTCTGGGCGTTAGTCGGCTCTATAGTGGCACCCAAAGGGTGCTTTTCCAAAGGGAACGTAAACCGGAAGTCGCCTGCGGCGAAATCCGGCTAGTCCGCTGGCATCCCATAAAGGGATGCTGATGCTGTGCTAGCCCTTCATCGGAAGCATAGGTAAGAGACCCCGCGCACCCGCAAGGGTGCCAGCTGATAGCCGGATGTCGGAGCCGGAGCGACGACTTCCGGTAGGCCACAAAACAAGATGCATCCGTCAGGATGCCAGCGGGTAGTCGGGCAACGAAGCTCCATTACCGCTCGCTATTTTGATGGCTTTGCCCGCCCGCCTTGACGCCCCGACGCCACATAGCACAATGAGAGGCATGGGCGGCGCGGAATCCATAGAGTCTGATTACATGGAGATCGGGCCTCATGGTCTTCCACGGCTTAGGCGCACATTGACCAGTAAGGTGACATCCGAAATGATTTACCAGCTGCTGGAAGAGGCAGACGTCGAGGATTTGCAACGGCATCTGGACCTTCGGAAGGAAAAGAAAAGTTAGTTTGTCTCTACTTTCCCCTCACGCTCCCGAGCTTGCGGTACCGTCGTGTCGGCCATAAGCTCGGCTGCATGCCCCGAATCTGTTACCTCATGTGCCTGTGCGGTCTGCTGGCCGCGTTTGTCCGTGCTGCCCCGGCGGACACCGCCGACTTTAGGATCCTCGTTTTTACCAAGACCGAGGGCTTCCGACACTCGTCGATCCCGCACGGCGTGGCGGCACTGGAAAAGCTGGCGCGTGAAAATGGTTTTGCGCTCGATCACACCGAAGACGCTGCCGTGTTTACACCCAAGCGGCTTCGGCAATATCAGGCGGTCGTCTTTCTGCTCACGACCGGCAACGTGCTGGACGAATCGCAGCAGCAGGCGTTGGAGCGCTATATCCAGGCCGGAGGCGGTTACGTTGGCATCCACTCCGCCAGCGATACGGAACTGGAGTGGCCGTGGTACGCGCAACTGGTCGGTGCGCAGTTCCGGGATCATCCCGCAATTCAGGAGGCCGACGTGATCCGCATGGACCCGAGCGATCCCTCCACCGCGCACCTGCCCGACACTTGGACTCGTACCGACGAGTGGTACAACTTCCGTGCCGCCCCCGATCAGGACCAGCTCCACCTCCTCCTGCGGCTCGACGAGTCGACCTACGAAGGGGGCAAAATGGGCGAGCTGCACCCGCTCAGTTGGCGACAGGAGTACGACGGCGGCCGCAGCTGGTATACCGCCATGGGCCACACCGAGGAGAGCTACGAAGAACCCAAGTTCCTCCAGCACATCTTGGCAGGGATCCGCTACGCGGCTGGCAAGTAGTGTTGCCGCCCGCCGCTCGTCATGTCATGGTTGAAGCCTATGAGCAACAGGACTTGGGCATGCCTTAGCTGTGGTAAGACCTATCGGCGAAATCAGTATTTGGCTGAGGCGGTGAAGTGTGGCCTTTGTGGAAGTGAGTGCGAATACGTCCACTGGAAGATTCATATCCCATCTCCGCAAAACAAGCGTCGCTGGAGGCGATTCTGGAATACATATCTGAACGAAAAGTCGGCGCTTCGGGCTTGGGCTCAGCAAGGAAGTGAGCAGGCAGTGGAATTGAAGCTACTCAATATGCGTCTCAAGCCAGCGAAGCGGCGTCATCGCTGAATATGTTCTTTCGCGCCTCTGCTTTAGGCTCGTTCATCACCCTATCGCACAAAAAAGGAGGCGTTTCCGCCCCCTTGGTCGTACGTTACTCTGTCTTTTCCGCGGGCTCGAACTGGAGCGCGGCGCTGTTGATGCAATAGCGGATGCCGGTGGGCGGAGGGCCGTCGGGGAAGCGGTGGCCGAGGTGGCTGTCGCAGGTGGCGCAGACGACTTCTTCGCGCACCATGCCGTGGCTGTAGTCCATCTTGATCGCGACCGCGTCCTTCTTCACTGGCTGGAAGTAGCTCGGCCAGCCAGAGCCGGACTCGAACTTCGTGTCGGAGCCAAAGAGCGGGGTGCCACAGGCGACGCAGTTGTACGTGCCCTTTTCGTGGTGGTCCCAATACTTGTTGTTAAAGGGCTGCTCGGTCTGGCCCAGACGGGCGACGCAAAAGGATTCGTGGGAGAGTTCCTGTTTCCACTCTTCGTTGGTTTTGACGACTTTTTCGGGCATGTTCTTATTCTCGCTGGTAGAGGCGGCAGACTCAACTTTGGGCGCGGGATTGGCGGGAGTCTGGTGGGGGGAGCGCGCCTGAAGGGTGAACCAGCCAAAGACGGCCAGCGAACCCGCGGCGGCGAGGGCGGGCAGGAGTCGCTTCATGCCTGTTAGAACACCTGGCGCGGCGTTTTGTTCCCGTACGCCTCATTTTGGTGATATTGCCCGCTTCGGGTTTACTGTGGTGCGCGCTGTGCTAAATTTGGCGGCAGACCGACCGGTCCGCGTCCTCACTCAAACTACCTGACCAGATGATCCACGCCTACGCAATCAAGGAAAAGGGCGGCAAGCTTGAGCCGTTCGAATACGATCCAGGCCCCCTCGGGCCTTACTCCGTTGAGATCGAAGTCGACCACTGTGGCGTTTGCCACAGTGACCTTTCGATGACCCAAAACGACTGGGGCATGACGAAGTATCCACTCATCCCGGGGCACGAAGTCTCCGGCCGCATCGGGGCGGTGGGCGAGATGGTCGAACACCTCAAGGTGGGCCAGCGCGTCGGCCTCGGTTGGCACAAGGGCTACTGCCTGCACTGCGAGCACTGTATGGATGGCGACCACAACCTTTGCCCCGACGCGGCGGAAACCATCGTGGGACACCACGGCGGATTTGCTGACCGCGTGCGCGCGCAGGCTACGGCGGTGTTCCCGCTGCCGGATGCGCTCGACCCGGCTGATGCGGGTCCGCTGCTCTGCGGCGGCATCACCGTTTTTCACCCGATGGTCGAGTTTGGCCTGCGCCCGACGGATCGCGTGGGCGTGATCGGCATTGGCGGTCTGGGACACCTGGCGCTGCAGTTTGCCAACGCCTGGGGCTGCGAGGTTACCGCCTTTACCAGCGAATCGAAATTCGAGGAGGCGAAGCAGATGGGCGCACACCACACGGTCAACAGCCGTGACGACGACGCGATCAAGCAGCTCGGCAAGCGCTTCGACCTGATCATCTCGACCGTCAACGTGTCGCTGAATTGGGACCAGTTACTCGGCACGCTGCGCCCCAAGGGACGCTTTCACCAGGTGGGCGCAGTGCTGGAGCCGATGAAGCTGAGCGCCTTTTCGCTCCTGACCGGCCAGAAATCGCTCTCCGCCTCGCCGGTCGGCAGCCCGAGCAACATCACCAAGATGCTCGACTTCGCCGCCCGCCACGAGATCAAGCCCGTGACCGAGCACTTCAAGATGGCCGACGTCAACGAAGCCTTCGAGCACCTCGAAAGCGGCAAGGCCCGCTACCGCATCGTGCTGGACCGGTAGAGGGCTCTAATCGCCCAACGCGCTCTGGGAGTGCTGCGCTCCGCCCAGATCTGGATTCTGAAGTAGGCTTCTTTTGTTCGCGGAGGTTCGATCTGTGGACGGACTCGCAAAACCAGATCGGTGCAGAGCACCGCACTCCATAACTCGCTCGGCCTCGCCGCGATGCAAGGCAGGGCTCCAAAAAAAGCCGGACGCCTCGATGGAA comes from Verrucomicrobiota bacterium JB022 and encodes:
- a CDS encoding transcriptional repressor, with the translated sequence MQSIPALAKEALEAALAQQGLRNTRQREQVFSVLLLRRDHPTADEVYARCKELMPSISLATVYNCLETLVTCGLVRAVNYEREPTRYCPNLHEHAHFQDKSSGRVYDIDLPEDVMAQLKKILPAGFEADNVEIYFHGSLSRNGSQRVG
- the sufC gene encoding Fe-S cluster assembly ATPase SufC, with protein sequence MAALEIRNLNVSIEEKHILKDFSLTVPKGEVHAIMGPNGTGKSTLAKALAGHEDYAIDSGSALLDGVDIVGMEADEISREGLFMAFQYPSEIPGVSIANFIRAALNARLEEGQTFKAPAFYQELYQKMDLLQIPREFTSRSINEGFSGGEKKRCEILQMAMLKPKYAIMDETDSGLDIDALRIVSEGVNAMRGPDLGILVITHYQRLLNYIKPDVVHVMYDGQIVKSGGPELALELEEKGYDWVKEEFAGAKA
- a CDS encoding nucleotidyltransferase domain-containing protein; amino-acid sequence: MTLATTSADLIPTLQSILERRDDLRLAILYGSAVAGRLHAQSDVDVAILGQGPLTVEQRLELMRDLAVAVGREVDLLDLHDSTGVILTEVLTKGTILLKRDTAAYSELIRRMFYYNEDELPNLRMILNERRRRFVNAV
- a CDS encoding DUF86 domain-containing protein translates to MPSDALLLKAESIRRCVLRVERFLHLSPEQLQADVDAQDIVALNLQRAVQLAVDMVAMVLAEDDHPVMPTMADGFRLLAREQRLDPELAERMARSVGLRNLIVHDYAEINWEIVHRVMHAHLNDFRLFLHQIFQS
- the sufB gene encoding Fe-S cluster assembly protein SufB, with protein sequence MATTPDLNFERDQGNFHYETTYDYDAGIGLTESTIDYISDVKGEDDWIREFRKKALKVFQDKPMPTHWASQDLNNIDFDKIRYYLSKGQRPTRSWDEVPAEIKETFERLGIPEKERAFLAGVEAQFDSESSYSNMKEELAKQGVLFVSSSEGLKEHPEIFRKWFGKVIPIGDNKFSALNAAVFSGGSFIYIPPGVKVKQPLQAYFRINAEQFGQFERTLIIADEGAEVTYMEGCTAPKFETSTLHSAVVELVALKGAKIQYITVQNWSANVFNLVTKRGLAMEDAQVKWIDCNIGSRLTMKYPGVVMRGERARGEVLSIALAHDGQTQDTGAKMIHAADHTTSNIVSKSISIGKGVSTYRGVVAMPKHLKGCKNNTECDALLINTNSRTNTYPAITVRGNSNTVQHEASVSKVSAEQIFYMMQRGLSEGEAMSLSVNGFVNDLIREFPMEYSVELKRLIDLEMEGSVG
- a CDS encoding NYN domain-containing protein; protein product: MDKTAVLIDGSFFLRRYRRLVKPRGGDALATARYLHWYALQHANDEGATLYRIFYYDCPPLNRVVQAPISGQELDFGASGEADFRRELFSSLKRQRKLAIRLGELRDGRRWNLRPDAMEQLLRGDMTIEDLADEHFSYDVRQDHLDTKIALDIASLALKGLVQRIVLISGDSNFVPAAKLARREGIDFVLDPMWSKISEELFEHIDGLKTFIQKADDDA
- the sufD gene encoding Fe-S cluster assembly protein SufD, which translates into the protein MSDSLTAPADNLASPEVFRQRQQSLALAAEWFVERQQEAWQRYLTLPWPTRVQEKWRFANLKAVQDIERFAPAPFAVPEADELVARSNVLSETAGRLIFVDDNIAAPIELKPELAQQGVIFTPLIDALNRYPELVQKYFMAQTPELGSEKFENLHVAMLRAGVFLYVPKGVEIKEPFAVYHWTKQDGTAIFPHTIVVCEDNASGTLVEFQNGAAADTEHLVIANAHLYAGNGAKPQHRIIQNWNERTLSFQLNTSNAQRDVESKQVIINVGSKQARQEIHGKIFGSGSNVELYSLGVPRGEQEFDQRTLQTHIAPNSRSDLLYKNALSDDTRTIFSGLIIVEEGAQQTDAYQTNNNLMLSDKAEANSLPGLEIGANDVKCSHGATSGRIDDSEIFYFLARGIPRNKAQELMVFGFCEEILEKFNNQELATFVRDLVTAKFTA
- a CDS encoding ThuA domain-containing protein encodes the protein MPRICYLMCLCGLLAAFVRAAPADTADFRILVFTKTEGFRHSSIPHGVAALEKLARENGFALDHTEDAAVFTPKRLRQYQAVVFLLTTGNVLDESQQQALERYIQAGGGYVGIHSASDTELEWPWYAQLVGAQFRDHPAIQEADVIRMDPSDPSTAHLPDTWTRTDEWYNFRAAPDQDQLHLLLRLDESTYEGGKMGELHPLSWRQEYDGGRSWYTAMGHTEESYEEPKFLQHILAGIRYAAGK
- the msrB gene encoding peptide-methionine (R)-S-oxide reductase MsrB; translation: MPEKVVKTNEEWKQELSHESFCVARLGQTEQPFNNKYWDHHEKGTYNCVACGTPLFGSDTKFESGSGWPSYFQPVKKDAVAIKMDYSHGMVREEVVCATCDSHLGHRFPDGPPPTGIRYCINSAALQFEPAEKTE
- a CDS encoding NAD(P)-dependent alcohol dehydrogenase produces the protein MIHAYAIKEKGGKLEPFEYDPGPLGPYSVEIEVDHCGVCHSDLSMTQNDWGMTKYPLIPGHEVSGRIGAVGEMVEHLKVGQRVGLGWHKGYCLHCEHCMDGDHNLCPDAAETIVGHHGGFADRVRAQATAVFPLPDALDPADAGPLLCGGITVFHPMVEFGLRPTDRVGVIGIGGLGHLALQFANAWGCEVTAFTSESKFEEAKQMGAHHTVNSRDDDAIKQLGKRFDLIISTVNVSLNWDQLLGTLRPKGRFHQVGAVLEPMKLSAFSLLTGQKSLSASPVGSPSNITKMLDFAARHEIKPVTEHFKMADVNEAFEHLESGKARYRIVLDR